The following proteins are encoded in a genomic region of Amphiura filiformis chromosome 11, Afil_fr2py, whole genome shotgun sequence:
- the LOC140164709 gene encoding alpha-N-acetylneuraminide alpha-2,8-sialyltransferase-like, whose product MSFYLTNETRKLVYDEMMLTLKHRTKKDKTGGMAFHKKSLLPEPPYKSCSVVGSSGILLGSKCGKEIDEKDFVIRFNLASIAGFEEDVGRKTNMTTMNQSILKRHGLRHYLTSGFYFVNCALDLCSEVHLFGFWPFGNSLDGRTIPAHYYDNGNISTLHDASHELKLLLTMHRLGMLKFHMDDCSTKAKQNKAKQNKIKHKKTNYQRKTTEIQITAT is encoded by the exons ATGTC ATTCTACCTGACAAATGAAACGAGAAAACTCGTTTATGATGAAATGATGTTAACTCTAAAACATCGGACAAAGAAGGACAAAACTGGCGGTATGGCTTTTCACAAG AAAAGCTTACTCCCAGAGCCACCATACAAATCGTGCAGTGTTGTCGGCAGTAGCGGGATACTGTTGGGTTCAAAATGCGGAAAAGAAATTGATGAAAAAGACTTCGTTATAAG ATTTAATTTAGCTTCAATAGCAGGATTTGAAGAAGATGTTGGTAGGAAAACCAACATGACCACAATGAATCAATCGATATTAAAAAG ACACGGACTTCGTCATTATCTAACATCTGGATTTTATTTCGTAAATTGCGCCCTGGATTTATGTTCAGAGGTCCACCTGTTTGGGTTCTGGCCTTTCGGTAACTCGTTGGATGGTCGAACTATTCCAGCCCATTATTATGATAACGGTAATATATCAACACTTCATGATGCCTCCCATGAACTTAAGTTGTTACTAACAATGCATCGGCTAGGAATGCTCAAATTCCATATGGATGATTGCTCTacgaaagcaaaacaaaacaaggcaaaacaaaataaaataaaacacaagAAAACAAACTACCAACGCAAAACAACAGAAATACAAATAACAGCTACTTAG